Genomic segment of Deltaproteobacteria bacterium:
TCACACAGAACATCGACGGCCTGCACAAGATCGCCGGCAGCTCGGCGAACAAACTGGTCGAACTGCACGGCACCGACCGCTTGGTCACCTGTCTCAAGTGCGGCAAGGGCTATCAACCGGTCGACGTTTACGAAAGCTGGCACGACGGTCTACCGACGCCGACCTGCGGCGACTGCGGCGGTTATTTGAAATCAGCCAACGTCTCTTTTGGCCAATCGATGCCCATCGAAGCGATGCAGCGCGCGCAACGGTGGAGCGAACAAGCCGATATCTTCGTCGTTATCGGCTCGTCGCTGCAGGTCCAACCCGCCGCGTCGTTTCCGGTCATCGCCAAACGGAGCGGCGCGCTGCTCGCCATCGTCAACCGCGACCCGACGCCCTTGGACGACCTCGCCGACTTCGTCCACAACGGCGCCATCGGCGAGTTCTTCGAAAAGCTTCGATCATTATTAGTTCCGCATTAAGACCTTTGACGTCCAAGCCGGAGGGACAATGAAACCTTCACGCCTGTCCTTCGTCGTAGCTACAATTTCACTCGTTGCGCTCGTCTTGTCAGGTTGTAACTCAGAGGAAATGTTCAGCGGCCTGAGCCAAAGCGGCGAGTTCAAGATTTCTGACCCGAATGCGTCGTATTTTGACCGGGAAGGACGCTTCAATCTGCTTAGATCAACTCAATACAGCACCTTATTATCAGCAATGCGCTCCCCACGCAGTTGCGAAAAAACAGCAACGCCTGAAC
This window contains:
- a CDS encoding sigma factor regulator FecR, whose amino-acid sequence is MLFEELAERIQESTALVFFTGAGISTESGVPDFRSPGGVWTKFQPVLFPDFLASEASRAQHWQLKKATYELFKTVQPNIGHDAICEYEQRGQLLGLITQNIDGLHKIAGSSANKLVELHGTDRLVTCLKCGKGYQPVDVYESWHDGLPTPTCGDCGGYLKSANVSFGQSMPIEAMQRAQRWSEQADIFVVIGSSLQVQPAASFPVIAKRSGALLAIVNRDPTPLDDLADFVHNGAIGEFFEKLRSLLVPH